In Hyphomicrobium denitrificans 1NES1, one DNA window encodes the following:
- the coaBC gene encoding bifunctional phosphopantothenoylcysteine decarboxylase/phosphopantothenate--cysteine ligase CoaBC, whose product MSSAKRILLIIGGGIAAYKCLDLIRRLRERGHHVRVVMTKAAQQFVTPLSVAALTNERVFTDLFDLDDEREIGHIRLARDSDLVIAAPATADLIARMAGGHADDLATAILLATDKSVLVAPAMNPHMWLNPATRRNVEQLKRDGIRFIGPAVGEMAERGEAGPGRLVEVPDLLTAIENHFSSGSENKPLAGRHVIITSGPTHEPIDPVRYIANRSSGKQGCELAMAAAKLGADVTLVSGPVSIADPPGVRVVRVTTAKEMLEAVEAALPADIAIFAAAVADWRVAAPSVSKIKKSASNAPPALSLAENPDILKAIAQRSKGRPALVVGFAAETHDVLVHAKKKLKSKGADWIVANDVSPQTGIMGGDRNTVHLLTSAGVESWPEMTKADVAAKIVERAAKHLASLKRAAAE is encoded by the coding sequence TTGTCCTCGGCGAAACGGATTTTACTGATCATCGGCGGCGGCATCGCGGCTTACAAGTGCCTGGATCTCATCCGGCGCCTGAGAGAACGCGGCCATCACGTTCGTGTCGTGATGACCAAGGCTGCCCAGCAATTCGTCACACCCCTTTCTGTCGCGGCGCTGACCAATGAACGTGTCTTTACCGATCTTTTCGATCTCGATGACGAGCGTGAGATCGGACACATCCGGTTGGCTCGCGATTCCGATCTGGTTATTGCCGCACCGGCAACCGCCGACCTAATCGCGCGTATGGCGGGCGGACACGCCGACGACCTCGCGACCGCGATCCTACTCGCAACGGACAAGTCCGTGCTCGTTGCGCCGGCAATGAACCCGCACATGTGGCTCAATCCGGCGACGCGCCGCAACGTCGAACAGCTCAAGCGCGACGGCATCCGTTTCATCGGTCCTGCAGTCGGAGAGATGGCGGAGCGCGGCGAAGCCGGGCCCGGACGGCTCGTTGAAGTGCCAGACCTGCTCACCGCCATCGAAAACCATTTTTCTTCCGGCTCTGAAAATAAGCCTCTCGCCGGACGCCACGTCATCATCACGAGCGGACCGACCCACGAACCTATCGATCCGGTGCGCTACATCGCGAACCGCTCGTCGGGAAAGCAAGGGTGTGAGCTGGCCATGGCAGCGGCAAAGCTTGGCGCGGACGTCACGCTTGTATCTGGCCCGGTATCGATCGCCGACCCGCCGGGCGTTCGCGTCGTCCGCGTGACGACGGCGAAAGAAATGCTTGAGGCGGTCGAAGCCGCACTTCCGGCCGATATCGCCATATTTGCAGCGGCCGTCGCCGATTGGCGCGTCGCCGCACCGAGCGTATCCAAAATCAAGAAGTCCGCTTCGAACGCCCCACCAGCTCTGTCCCTCGCCGAAAATCCCGATATTCTGAAAGCAATTGCGCAAAGGAGCAAAGGACGCCCAGCCCTCGTCGTCGGCTTCGCCGCCGAGACGCACGATGTCCTAGTTCATGCGAAAAAGAAGCTGAAGTCCAAGGGCGCCGATTGGATCGTTGCAAACGACGTATCGCCGCAAACGGGCATCATGGGCGGCGATCGCAACACTGTTCATCTCTTGACGAGTGCTGGCGTTGAAAGCTGGCCTGAGATGACCAAAGCCGACGTCGCCGCCAAAATCGTCGAACGCGCCGCCAAACATCTGGCGAGTCTGAAGCGAGCCGCCGCCGAATGA
- a CDS encoding copper chaperone PCu(A)C, which yields MRFRFLLLSLMALLPAAAHGQGATSKGVTVANAWARATPGGATIGAAFLEIRTDKNTSDRLTAVSSSVADKAEVHSSSMQNGVMKMRRLDAIDLKPGETLVLKPMGDHIMLFDLKQPLKEGDTVDLTLTFEKAGPIGVKAGVKGMADMGPQGVHHHSGGNMDSMSHDGMMSPDQTHGDMHH from the coding sequence ATGCGCTTTAGATTTCTGCTTTTGAGCTTAATGGCTCTACTGCCTGCCGCGGCCCACGGTCAGGGGGCCACGAGCAAGGGCGTCACCGTCGCGAACGCTTGGGCGCGAGCGACACCGGGCGGTGCAACCATCGGCGCGGCCTTTCTCGAAATCCGGACGGACAAGAATACCTCGGACCGGTTAACCGCCGTTTCGTCGTCCGTCGCCGACAAGGCCGAGGTTCATTCAAGCTCGATGCAAAACGGGGTCATGAAAATGCGCCGCCTGGACGCGATCGATCTGAAGCCTGGCGAGACGTTGGTTTTGAAGCCGATGGGGGACCACATCATGCTCTTCGACTTGAAGCAGCCCCTGAAGGAAGGCGATACCGTCGATTTGACGCTGACCTTCGAGAAAGCCGGTCCCATTGGTGTCAAGGCGGGTGTCAAAGGGATGGCGGACATGGGTCCGCAAGGGGTCCACCATCATTCCGGCGGCAACATGGACTCAATGTCGCATGACGGAATGATGTCACCTGATCAAACGCACGGCGACATGCATCATTGA
- a CDS encoding sodium:solute symporter family transporter, with amino-acid sequence MGRQGDIADASRPSRRLILASVAIWLVVALALPLSALTLNFFRLGGSPLGFWIAAQGALIALVVLAFVYAWRAGGRAPAENIWSSLAFAGEAVGAATLVGFTGYIAAIGYDALALPIGLIAGLTLLAILIAPRFVLYPVRSIGGFFAVRYGGNSARRLALLIVAAATAVLLAADLKAGAYALQSLARIEFPEAVTALVFGVAAVWLVGRVLAVRKLAGIGFAAMLIGLIITLVAIAARARGWTIPHLTLGAALENHLNLNMTLVVNRLADVDALTPMTSPFLQLSMRNFAGLLLAVALGVVAAPHLLGRHVSQSVVAPGGAVRRTALALIGVAVVVASLPPLAVYSRVAFETVLAKGIEDAVIPNKFAEASELGWVKICDRNSGNVADLAAACAKAPEQRGFLRLQDLTFSTDGFVVAAPFMAGLDRFLQYPLLLAVLIATLLMGHALLASLVDADAEVRKNSSQRDLDFRSATIGASVLALGAIIASVSTIGSGLLLAEGFALLAAGLFVPIVLGLYWRHMNSAGAVAAMAAGTFIAAAYLLGVHVWPVEFFRISGGLSDAGAEAVQRFADLDTAVTLAVDPQSQAAAWTALREHAATLANWGGLKPAAIVLVAVPLGFVVAIAVSLLVRDRKTARPAR; translated from the coding sequence ATGGGCCGACAAGGGGACATCGCTGATGCCAGCCGACCCTCACGCCGCCTCATCCTGGCGAGCGTGGCGATCTGGCTCGTCGTGGCGCTTGCGCTGCCGCTTTCGGCTCTGACTCTCAACTTCTTCCGTCTCGGTGGTTCTCCGCTCGGCTTTTGGATCGCTGCTCAAGGCGCGTTGATCGCGCTCGTCGTTCTCGCGTTCGTTTACGCCTGGCGCGCTGGAGGCCGTGCCCCTGCGGAAAACATTTGGTCGAGTTTGGCATTCGCAGGCGAAGCCGTGGGTGCCGCGACGCTCGTCGGCTTCACGGGATACATCGCAGCTATCGGATATGACGCTCTGGCGTTGCCGATTGGGCTTATTGCAGGCCTGACGTTGCTTGCGATCCTCATCGCTCCGCGGTTCGTTCTTTACCCGGTGCGGTCTATCGGCGGTTTTTTTGCCGTTCGATACGGCGGGAATTCCGCGCGCCGACTTGCCTTGCTGATTGTGGCCGCGGCGACAGCGGTTCTGCTTGCCGCCGATCTGAAAGCGGGTGCCTATGCTTTGCAGAGTCTGGCGCGAATCGAATTTCCGGAAGCTGTGACGGCACTCGTTTTTGGTGTGGCCGCCGTCTGGCTGGTTGGCCGCGTGCTGGCGGTGCGAAAACTTGCTGGCATCGGTTTTGCGGCGATGCTCATCGGGCTGATCATCACGCTTGTGGCGATCGCGGCACGTGCCCGAGGCTGGACCATCCCGCATCTGACGCTTGGAGCGGCGCTCGAAAATCACCTCAACCTCAATATGACGCTGGTTGTCAATCGCCTTGCCGACGTCGATGCGCTGACGCCGATGACCTCGCCCTTCCTACAGCTTTCGATGCGAAATTTTGCGGGACTTCTGCTCGCCGTTGCGCTCGGCGTGGTGGCGGCTCCGCATCTTCTTGGGCGGCATGTTTCGCAATCGGTCGTCGCGCCGGGAGGGGCGGTGCGCCGTACGGCGTTGGCGCTGATCGGGGTTGCTGTCGTCGTAGCAAGCCTGCCGCCGCTTGCCGTTTATAGTCGTGTCGCTTTCGAGACGGTGCTGGCTAAGGGCATCGAAGACGCAGTCATTCCCAATAAGTTTGCCGAGGCCAGCGAACTCGGATGGGTCAAAATCTGCGACAGGAATTCGGGCAACGTTGCCGACCTTGCTGCAGCGTGCGCCAAGGCACCCGAGCAGCGCGGATTTCTAAGGCTCCAGGATCTCACATTCTCGACGGACGGGTTCGTCGTCGCTGCGCCGTTCATGGCGGGTCTCGATCGTTTCTTGCAGTATCCGCTGCTATTGGCCGTTCTGATTGCGACGCTCCTAATGGGCCATGCGCTTCTCGCCAGCCTCGTCGATGCCGATGCGGAAGTCAGAAAAAATTCGTCACAACGAGATTTGGATTTTCGTTCAGCGACAATCGGCGCCAGCGTGCTTGCGCTGGGGGCCATTATCGCGAGCGTGTCGACGATCGGGAGCGGCTTGCTTTTGGCGGAGGGATTCGCATTGCTCGCTGCCGGTCTTTTCGTGCCGATCGTTCTAGGCCTTTATTGGCGGCATATGAATTCTGCGGGCGCCGTCGCCGCAATGGCGGCGGGTACGTTCATTGCAGCGGCTTATCTGCTCGGTGTCCACGTCTGGCCGGTCGAGTTCTTCCGAATCTCCGGCGGGCTGTCGGATGCGGGAGCCGAAGCGGTGCAGAGATTTGCCGACCTCGATACGGCTGTCACTCTTGCGGTCGATCCACAGTCACAGGCGGCGGCGTGGACTGCTTTGCGGGAGCACGCGGCAACGCTTGCCAACTGGGGTGGGTTGAAGCCCGCCGCGATCGTACTGGTGGCGGTGCCGCTCGGGTTTGTCGTTGCGATTGCTGTCAGCCTTCTTGTCCGGGATCGAAAGACGGCGCGTCCCGCGCGCTAA
- the glpD gene encoding glycerol-3-phosphate dehydrogenase, translating into MSYEIYDLVVIGGGINGAGIAADAAMRGLRVLLAEADDLAGATSSASSKLIHGGLRYLEHYEFRLVREALAEREVLLAKAPHIIRPMRFILPHVAGMRSRALIRAGLFLYDHLATRRTLGGSQAIDLGADPAGAPLASNLKHGFSYWDCAVDDARLVVLNAIAAREAGARIATRTPVRALRVEGGLWIVTLGDEARHVAARAVVNAAGPWVGDVARLRGSSGARTADVRLIKGSHIVVPRIAGACDAYTLQNFDGRVVFALPFEADFTLIGTTEQPQTQNPRMASVTAEEETYLLDAANRYFRVSLKREQIIWRFAGVRPLDDDGSDNASAITRDYRLVVESDGTPPILHVIGGKITTYRKLAESALDLLGAYFPAAGSCSTKTAPLPGGDFEGGTFEAWFDDFARTNAGFGRNTLLRLARRYGTQTARVIEGALSERDLGKDFGAGLSAGEIAYLKSEEWAETADDILWRRTKTGLHIAPEARSSAADAIQSYLDTS; encoded by the coding sequence ATGTCGTACGAGATCTACGATCTGGTCGTGATCGGCGGCGGCATCAACGGCGCCGGCATCGCAGCCGATGCTGCGATGCGCGGGTTGCGCGTGCTATTGGCTGAAGCCGACGATTTGGCAGGCGCGACGTCGTCGGCGAGCTCGAAGCTCATTCACGGCGGGCTCAGATATCTCGAGCACTATGAATTCCGCCTCGTCCGGGAAGCATTAGCGGAACGCGAGGTTCTGCTCGCCAAGGCGCCGCACATCATCCGGCCGATGCGTTTCATTCTGCCTCATGTCGCGGGCATGCGGTCGAGAGCGTTGATCAGGGCCGGACTTTTCCTCTACGATCATCTCGCAACGCGCAGAACATTGGGCGGATCGCAGGCAATCGATCTCGGCGCCGACCCTGCGGGTGCGCCGCTGGCGTCCAACCTGAAGCACGGGTTCAGCTACTGGGACTGCGCGGTCGACGATGCACGTCTCGTCGTTCTCAATGCCATTGCTGCGCGCGAGGCGGGTGCGCGCATCGCGACGCGAACGCCGGTTCGCGCTCTTCGTGTCGAAGGCGGGCTTTGGATCGTGACGCTTGGCGACGAAGCTCGTCACGTGGCGGCACGCGCCGTTGTCAATGCGGCGGGCCCTTGGGTCGGTGATGTGGCGCGGCTGCGGGGATCGTCCGGCGCGCGAACGGCGGATGTCCGGCTGATCAAGGGTAGCCACATCGTCGTTCCGAGAATTGCGGGTGCGTGCGACGCGTACACCTTGCAAAACTTCGATGGCCGCGTCGTGTTTGCATTGCCTTTCGAAGCCGACTTCACGCTGATCGGTACGACTGAACAGCCGCAGACGCAAAATCCACGCATGGCGAGCGTGACGGCAGAGGAGGAAACCTACCTTCTCGACGCCGCAAATCGGTATTTCCGCGTTTCGCTGAAACGTGAGCAGATTATCTGGCGATTTGCAGGCGTCCGGCCGCTCGACGATGACGGCAGCGACAACGCTTCTGCGATTACCAGGGATTATCGCCTCGTCGTTGAATCCGATGGGACGCCACCGATCCTGCATGTCATCGGCGGGAAGATCACGACCTATCGAAAGCTCGCGGAATCGGCGCTCGATCTTCTTGGAGCATACTTTCCGGCAGCGGGTTCGTGTTCGACTAAGACTGCACCGCTTCCCGGCGGCGATTTCGAGGGTGGCACGTTCGAAGCGTGGTTCGACGATTTCGCTCGCACCAATGCCGGTTTTGGAAGAAACACGCTGCTGCGGCTTGCGCGCCGGTATGGCACGCAAACAGCCCGTGTCATCGAGGGCGCGTTATCGGAACGTGATCTTGGGAAAGATTTCGGCGCGGGTTTAAGCGCCGGAGAGATCGCGTATCTCAAATCCGAGGAATGGGCGGAAACGGCCGACGACATTCTCTGGCGGCGGACGAAAACGGGCCTGCACATTGCTCCGGAGGCGCGTTCAAGCGCCGCCGATGCGATACAGTCTTACCTTGATACGTCGTGA
- a CDS encoding sensor histidine kinase, giving the protein MTAALTPALQHTHDSGPALDLGNDPGVIVVDPERAEIVAANTAGSRAMGLFAYAAFPIALDASTPALARLREIATLGTANGKSIERLTFWSNGRLKALQCTVSQQANDRSGVFVLHVIDETCSEAALVDAQEDRPRIGGARLQTAAPAATPDLRLAPTSILDPDHLAKLAHELKTPLTAIAAAAEIMRDERLGVMGNPRYLNYAADIHENATHALDVIASLLSESVKSGATLPRLIALDLNAVVERTVSSVQALAQSRNLTLTLKAEKSRPHVIANPTSLRQILLNLLTNSIKFTPPGGDVDVETGYLADGRVFLAVRDTGCGISGGSAVTTSSPEQGGTRQPWLSGSGIGLPLVRRLVSEMSAEFEIESAPEKGTVARISFAGFARWPA; this is encoded by the coding sequence ACGCCCGCGCTCCAGCACACGCATGACAGCGGTCCGGCGCTCGACCTCGGAAACGATCCCGGCGTCATCGTTGTCGATCCCGAACGCGCCGAAATCGTGGCTGCCAATACCGCTGGCTCGCGCGCTATGGGTCTATTCGCCTATGCGGCATTTCCGATCGCTCTCGATGCATCAACCCCGGCGCTCGCTCGCTTGCGCGAGATCGCGACCCTTGGGACCGCCAATGGCAAATCCATCGAAAGGTTGACGTTCTGGAGCAACGGCCGGCTGAAGGCGCTTCAATGCACCGTCAGTCAGCAGGCAAACGACCGGTCGGGAGTTTTTGTCCTGCATGTCATCGACGAGACCTGCTCCGAAGCAGCCCTTGTCGACGCACAAGAAGATCGACCGCGGATCGGCGGAGCGCGTCTCCAGACTGCGGCTCCGGCGGCAACCCCCGATCTCCGGCTGGCGCCAACGTCCATTCTCGATCCCGATCATCTCGCAAAGCTCGCGCATGAACTTAAAACGCCGCTGACGGCGATTGCAGCCGCAGCCGAGATCATGCGCGACGAACGGTTGGGCGTGATGGGCAACCCGCGCTATTTGAATTATGCCGCCGACATTCACGAAAACGCGACACACGCGCTCGACGTCATTGCGTCGCTTCTCTCAGAAAGCGTCAAGTCCGGAGCCACACTGCCGCGCCTGATCGCACTCGACCTCAATGCAGTCGTGGAGCGTACTGTCTCCAGCGTACAAGCCCTCGCACAGTCGCGGAATCTCACTCTGACGCTCAAGGCAGAAAAAAGCCGGCCGCACGTCATCGCCAATCCGACGTCGTTGCGCCAGATCCTTCTCAACCTTCTGACCAACTCCATTAAGTTCACGCCGCCCGGAGGCGACGTTGACGTCGAAACGGGTTATCTCGCCGACGGTCGCGTATTTCTGGCGGTTCGCGATACCGGATGCGGAATAAGCGGCGGCAGCGCGGTCACGACAAGCAGTCCAGAGCAGGGCGGAACAAGACAGCCTTGGCTCAGCGGCAGCGGAATCGGACTTCCGCTCGTCCGTCGTTTGGTCAGCGAAATGAGTGCCGAATTCGAAATCGAGAGCGCCCCTGAAAAGGGAACGGTTGCGCGGATATCTTTCGCAGGGTTCGCGCGCTGGCCCGCCTGA